Genomic DNA from Amycolatopsis alba DSM 44262:
ACGTGGTTGACCATCACCAGGTCGAATTCACCTTCGGGCCGCGCGGTGGGCGTCTCCGCCCCGACGACGGTCGCCCGGTCGGCGAGACCCGCCTCGGCCGCCGCGGTGGTGACCGACTCGGTGAAGCCGGGGTCGAAGACGAACGTGGTGTGCAGTTCGTCGTTGGTCTTCATCGCCTCGACCGCGAACGCGCTCGACAGCCCGCCGAGGTCAAGCAGCTTCCGGTGCGGGCCGAAGTCGAACGCGCCGGCCAGCATCTTGGCGTGCAAGGCGTTGTACGTCATCACGCCGGACATGAAGGTGCCCCAGCGCGCGTCGTCCATTTCCAGCTTGCCGGGCTCGCCGCTGTCGGCCGTGTGACCGAACTGCAACCAATGCGGGTAGCTGATCGAGTCCAGGAACGTCAGGAACGGGGCCAGATCGAGATCTCCGCCGCCCAGGTACTCCGCCGCGTCGTCGGCCAGTCCGTACCGTCCGTCCACACGGGACAGCAGACCGAGTGATGACATGGCGTCACCGAGAATGCGGGTGATCTTCTCCGGTTTGCCGGTCTTGCCCGCCAGTTCCGCGGCCGACAGCGGCCCGTCGGCGAGCGCGGTGAACAGGCCGATCCGGCTCGCCGCGAAGAGTTGCTTTGCCGCCATGTAGCCCACGGCGATGTCCACGATCCGCTCGGGACCGGCAGTCTTGGTCGACCCGCTCACGGGTGCCCTCCTTAGCTCGTTTCGGCTGATAGTCTACAGACGTAGACAAAAGAATCCAGTGCAAGTTTCCGTCCACCACCAGGAAAAACCTGCCGGATATCAACTTCCTACATTCGTAGAATATACCCATTGACAGCGCACTCGCCCAGTGTCAACATGCGTAGAACTACCCCCGCCGGAGGCCCGTTCCCCGGCAGTGCGGTCCGCTTCGGGCGGGCACGGGAAAGGGGATTCATGACCCTGCTCGAATTACGAGAACTGACCGTCGGCGTGATCGCCGACGAAACCGAACGCGAACTGGTCCGCGAACTTTCGTTCGACCTCGACCAAGGCCGGACACTCTGCGTGGTCGGCGAATCCGGCAGCGGTAAAACGGTGACGGCCTTGTCGATCATCCGGTTGCTGGAATTCGTCGCGCCGGTGTTCACCCGCGGTGAGATCACCGTCGACGGCGTGGACCTGACGCGGCTTTCCGCCGACGAGATGCGCTCCTATCGCGGCCCGCGGATCGGGATGATCTTTCAGGAGGCGCTGGATTCACTCAACCCGAGTCAACGGGTCGGCAAGCAGCTGATCGAGGCGTACCGGAAGCCCGGTTCCCTGCCCCGGCAGGCCGCGCGCAAGGGCACGCCGTTGCACCGCGAAGCCGAAGCGAAGGCACGCGGGCTGCTGAAGGAAGTCGGGCTCACCGACACAGACCGCGTGCTTTCCCTGTACCCGCACCAGATGTCGGGCGGGATGCAGCAGCGCGTGATGATCGCGCTGGCCCTGATGGCCGACCCGAGCCTGCTGATCGCGGACGAGCCGACCACGGCCCTGGACGTGACCACGCAGGCGGAGATCCTCACCCTGTTCGACCGCGTCCGCCGCGACCACGGCACCGCGTGCGTCTTCATCACGCACGACATGGGCGTGGCCGCGCAGGTGGCGGACCGGATCGCGGTGATGTACCGCGGCGAACTGGTCGAACTCGGCTCCAAAGAGGACATTCTGCACAAGCCGAAGCACCCCTACACCAAGGCGTTGCTCGACTGCGTCCCGAAACTCGGGGTGAGCAGGCGCGACGGGTTCCCCACCATCTCCGAGGCACTGCTCGAAGCCGCGATGAACGGCGACTCGGCGATCGCGACCGAGACGAGGACCCTCAACCGCGCCAAAGCGGAGAACGCGGGCGAAGGCACCGCGCTCGTCATCGACTCGGTGTCCAAAGTGTACGGACGCCGCGGCCGGTTCTCACTGAACCGCGAACCCGAGGTGCACGCGGTCAAGGACGTCTCGCTGGAGATCGCACCCGGCGAGTTCTTCGGCCTGGTCGGGGAATCCGGTTCGGGCAAGACCACCCTCGGCCGCCTGGTGAGCGCGCTGGAGCCGCCCACCTCGGGCACCATCGCCTTCGGGGAGCACCGCTGCACGCCGACCGGGCTCGACGGCGACGAACGCGCGTTCCGCCGCCGCGCGCAGCTCATCTTCCAGGACCCGCAGAGTTCGCTCGATCCCCGGCACACCGCCGCCCGGATCATCGCCGAACCGCTGCGGGAGCTCACCGGCCTGCGCGGTGCCGAACTGGACCGCCGGGTCACCGAACTGATCGACGAGGTCGGTCTCCCCTCGGACACCGCGAAGAAGCTGCCCTCGCAGCTGTCCGGCGGGCAACGGCAGCGGGTGTCGATCGCCCGCGCGATCGCCGCGGAACCCGACCTCATCGTCGCCGACGAGCCCACCTCGGCGCTCGACGTCTCGGTGCAGGGCCAGGTGATGAACCTGCTGCTCGAATTGCGGCGCACCCGCGCGCTCAGTTTCCTGTTCATCACGCACAACCTCAGCCTGGTGCTCTCGGTCGCCGACCGCGTCGGCGTGATGTACCGGGGCGAACTGATCGAAATCGGCGACCCGGACGAGATCCGGCTCCACGCCCGGCACGACTACACCCGCCGCCTGCTCGCGGCGAACCCCGAACTGCCCGCCCACCCTCACACTGGAGTGCGGAACCCATGAGACGAACCCTGACCTCGGCCGCCCTCGGTATGGCGACCGTCCTGCTGCTCAGCTCGTGTATGGGAGGGCAGGCCGGCGGTGGAGCCGCGGACGGGCCGCCGAAGCCCGGCGGCAACCTCAACGTCGCCGTGCCCACCGACCCGCAGTCGCTCGACATGGTCGCGAACCCCGGCCAGGTGACCGCGCACATCGGCAACATGATGTACGAGAAGCTGTTCGAGGTGGACCGGAGCTTCACGTCCCGGCCCATGCTGGTCGACGACTACACCACGAGCCCGGACAGGCTCACCTACACCTTCAAGCTGCGCCAGGGCGTCACCTTCCACGACGGCAACCCGCTGACGTCCGAGGACGTCGTGGCGAGCCTCAAGCGGTGGCAGCAGGTGCACCGCACCGGCCAGCTGGTCACCCCGGACATCGAGGCGATCACGCCGACCGACCCGGCGACGGTGACCATCAAGCTCAAGCAGCCGCGGTACCCGCTGATCAACGAGCTCGCCGGCGCGGGCACGGAGATCTACGAGGCGAAGAACCTCACCGGCGTCGCGCCGACCGGGTTCGCCCAGGACAAGGCGATCGGGACCGGGCCGTACAAGCTGAAGAGCTGGGACATCGGCCGTGAACTGGTGCTGGAGCGCTACACCGGCTACAAGTCCCGGTCCGAAGAGGACTGGGGCGGCCAGGCGGGCGCCAAGCACGCGTACCTGGACACCGTGACCTACAAGGTGGTCTCCGACCAGGACGCGCTGATCAACGGCCTGCAGACCGGCCAGTGGGATCACATCATGCCCACGAACGACCAGTACGAGACGCTGCGCAACAACCCGGCCGTGGTCGTGCACAACCTGCCCGGTGGCAACGACAACGTCGTGATCCCGAACTTCAACAAGGGTTCGAAATTCGCCGATCCCCGTGCCCGCGAGGCGCTCAACCTGCTGCTCGACAAGCCCGCGATCAACGCGGCCACCGGCGGCAGCAAGGACCTCACCATCGAGACCGGCGCCTTCGCGTCGCCGGACAACAAGCAGTTCTATTCGACAGCCGGTGAAGAGGTCTACAAGAAGCACGATCCGGAGAAGGCGAAGCAGCTGCTGGCCGAGGCCGGGATCACCGCCGGCGCGACGATCCGCATCGTCACCACGAACTCGTACCCGGAGTTCGGCAAGTGGGCCGTGCTGATCCAGGACAGCCTGTCGAAGATCGGTATCAACACCAAGATCGACACCTTCGACTTCGCCACCATGCTCGGCACGCTGACCAAGGAACCGGGCGGCTGGGACATCACCACGCTGTTCTTCGACTCGGCGCTGACGTCGCCCGCGCAGATGCCCGCGCTCACCCTGGGCACGCTGAACGGTTCGACCTCCCCCGAGCTGGACGGGCTCATGGCGGAGTTCAACGCCTCGACGACCCCGGAGCAGGCGAAAGCGGTGGTGGACAAGCTGCAGGCGTTCACCTGGAAGCAGCTTTCGGTGATCACCCTGAGCCAGTCCAAGCTGTACGCGGCCTACTCCCCCAAGCTCAAGGGCTACGGCGACTTCTACCGCGTCTTCTGGAACACCTGGCTGGCGTCATGACCGGTCTGCTGCTGCGCAGGCTGCGCGATCTGGTGATCATCCTGGTGATCGTCGGGACGATGATGTTCTTCGTCATCCGGCTGATCCCCGGCGACCCGGCGCAGGCCATCCTCGGCCCGACCGCGCGACCGTCCGATGTGGACGCACTGCGGGAGAGCATGGGGCTCAACGGGCCGTTGTGGGAGCAGTACCTCAGCTGGGCCGGGAACGTGCTGCACGGCGATTTCGGCACGTCGATCACCTATCACGCGCCGGTGCTCGGCGTGGTCGCCGACCACATCCTGCCGACGCTGACCCTGGCCGTGCTGTCCACGGTGATCAGCTTCTTCCTCTCGGTCGCGATCACCTCCTGGCAGGCGGTGTCGCCGCGCAATCCGGTGGCCCGCGCGCTGGACCGGCTTTCCGCGCTCGGTATGGCGATGCCGGACTTCTGGATCTCATTGATGCTCGTGCTGGTGTTCTCGGTGACGCTGCGCTGGTTCCCTTCCAGCGGCTACGAAAACCTGTTCACCGATCCGGCGACGGCGGTGCCCGCGCTGGTGCTGCCGCTGACCGTGCTGGTCATCGGGCAGACCGCGTTGTTCGTGCTCACCCTGCGCGAAAGCCTGCTCGGTGAGCTGCCGCTGGCGTATCTGCGCACCGCGCGGGTCAAGGGGCTGTCCGAGCGGCAGGTCATGACCAAACATGTCCTGCCGAACGCGCTCATGCCGCTGATCACCCAGCTGGGCAGCAACTTCGCCATGCTGGTCGGCGGGATCGTGATCATCGAGTCCATCTTCGTCGTACCCGGTCTGGGCCATCTGCTGATGGGCGCGGTGTCCACTCGCGACTTCCCGCTGATCCAGGGTGTGACGCTGTTCGTCGCGGTGCTGTTCGTCCTGGTCAACCTGCTGGTGGACCTGTCGTACGCGCTGCTCGACCCGAAGGTGCGTGTGTCGTGAGCGTGGCCCTGGTGGACAAACCGTCGTCGGTGCGCGAGAAGCCCCCGGCCGGTCGCGCGGCCAAGGTGTTCCGG
This window encodes:
- a CDS encoding methyltransferase — translated: MSGSTKTAGPERIVDIAVGYMAAKQLFAASRIGLFTALADGPLSAAELAGKTGKPEKITRILGDAMSSLGLLSRVDGRYGLADDAAEYLGGGDLDLAPFLTFLDSISYPHWLQFGHTADSGEPGKLEMDDARWGTFMSGVMTYNALHAKMLAGAFDFGPHRKLLDLGGLSSAFAVEAMKTNDELHTTFVFDPGFTESVTTAAAEAGLADRATVVGAETPTARPEGEFDLVMVNHVVHRFDAKQNAEILRNARAAAAPGATLLLLDFFLDDDANQRPIDALHAGEYLVIDGTVVYPEAEVREWLTGAGWRVTDRLALPGSPRVLVAEAV
- a CDS encoding dipeptide ABC transporter ATP-binding protein; translated protein: MRRTTPAGGPFPGSAVRFGRARERGFMTLLELRELTVGVIADETERELVRELSFDLDQGRTLCVVGESGSGKTVTALSIIRLLEFVAPVFTRGEITVDGVDLTRLSADEMRSYRGPRIGMIFQEALDSLNPSQRVGKQLIEAYRKPGSLPRQAARKGTPLHREAEAKARGLLKEVGLTDTDRVLSLYPHQMSGGMQQRVMIALALMADPSLLIADEPTTALDVTTQAEILTLFDRVRRDHGTACVFITHDMGVAAQVADRIAVMYRGELVELGSKEDILHKPKHPYTKALLDCVPKLGVSRRDGFPTISEALLEAAMNGDSAIATETRTLNRAKAENAGEGTALVIDSVSKVYGRRGRFSLNREPEVHAVKDVSLEIAPGEFFGLVGESGSGKTTLGRLVSALEPPTSGTIAFGEHRCTPTGLDGDERAFRRRAQLIFQDPQSSLDPRHTAARIIAEPLRELTGLRGAELDRRVTELIDEVGLPSDTAKKLPSQLSGGQRQRVSIARAIAAEPDLIVADEPTSALDVSVQGQVMNLLLELRRTRALSFLFITHNLSLVLSVADRVGVMYRGELIEIGDPDEIRLHARHDYTRRLLAANPELPAHPHTGVRNP
- a CDS encoding ABC transporter substrate-binding protein, encoding MRRTLTSAALGMATVLLLSSCMGGQAGGGAADGPPKPGGNLNVAVPTDPQSLDMVANPGQVTAHIGNMMYEKLFEVDRSFTSRPMLVDDYTTSPDRLTYTFKLRQGVTFHDGNPLTSEDVVASLKRWQQVHRTGQLVTPDIEAITPTDPATVTIKLKQPRYPLINELAGAGTEIYEAKNLTGVAPTGFAQDKAIGTGPYKLKSWDIGRELVLERYTGYKSRSEEDWGGQAGAKHAYLDTVTYKVVSDQDALINGLQTGQWDHIMPTNDQYETLRNNPAVVVHNLPGGNDNVVIPNFNKGSKFADPRAREALNLLLDKPAINAATGGSKDLTIETGAFASPDNKQFYSTAGEEVYKKHDPEKAKQLLAEAGITAGATIRIVTTNSYPEFGKWAVLIQDSLSKIGINTKIDTFDFATMLGTLTKEPGGWDITTLFFDSALTSPAQMPALTLGTLNGSTSPELDGLMAEFNASTTPEQAKAVVDKLQAFTWKQLSVITLSQSKLYAAYSPKLKGYGDFYRVFWNTWLAS
- a CDS encoding ABC transporter permease, which codes for MTGLLLRRLRDLVIILVIVGTMMFFVIRLIPGDPAQAILGPTARPSDVDALRESMGLNGPLWEQYLSWAGNVLHGDFGTSITYHAPVLGVVADHILPTLTLAVLSTVISFFLSVAITSWQAVSPRNPVARALDRLSALGMAMPDFWISLMLVLVFSVTLRWFPSSGYENLFTDPATAVPALVLPLTVLVIGQTALFVLTLRESLLGELPLAYLRTARVKGLSERQVMTKHVLPNALMPLITQLGSNFAMLVGGIVIIESIFVVPGLGHLLMGAVSTRDFPLIQGVTLFVAVLFVLVNLLVDLSYALLDPKVRVS